A genomic region of Seriola aureovittata isolate HTS-2021-v1 ecotype China chromosome 21, ASM2101889v1, whole genome shotgun sequence contains the following coding sequences:
- the LOC130162224 gene encoding microtubule-associated protein tau-like isoform X19: MGMGMSCSCVSARKVRKDKAMKMSTSVGEISAAVQVVPDLRLAMEYANNASNSYSSGDPMSASLANMTISDQHHQENGVQMGHRSPGDTKMKDSEAVLSENGLKSMSELSQADSGEDEVTPAAETFAETGGVEAVSELSEMERTSCGDEGQLAAAGGAASTAQAKMDNGSSDKGVAGAKSQTPGAKTPAKAAAQPDAQSGQSSPGTPKSPSSQALSAKAAAEANKVKKIAVVRSTPKSPGSMKSRPPAPLAAAAPMPDLKNIRSKIGSTENIKHQPGGGKVQILDKKLDLTNVQARCGSKDNIKHTPGGGKVQILDKKLDLSNVQSRCGSKDNIKHVPGGGNIQIVHKKIDLSTVTSKCGSKDNIRYKPGGGNVEIKNEKLEFKVQSKVGSLDNIGHVPGGGLRKIESHKLTFRETAKARTDHGAEIVSLEDSPHQLSTVSSSGSINMADSPQLSTLADQVSASLAKQGL; this comes from the exons CCTGACCTGCGACTGGCAATGGAGTACGCGAACAACGCCTCAAACAGCTACAGTTCTGGAGACCCCATGAGCGCCTCCTTAGCCAACATGACCATCAGTGACCAGCACCACCAGGAGAACGGGGTCCAGATGGGACACAGAAGCCCTGGAGACACCAAAATGAAAG ACAGTGAAGCAGTGCTCAGTGAGAACGGCCTCAAATCTATGTCTGAACTCTCTCAGGCAGATAGCGGTGAGGACGAGGTGACACCCG cagcagagacatttGCAGAGACGGGTGGTGTCGAAGCTGTGTCTGAGCTCTCAGAAATGGAGCGCACCTCGTGTGGAGATGAGGGGCAGCTTG cagcagcaggaggagcagcttCAACAG CTCAAGCAAAGATGGATAATGGCTCCTCGGACAAG GGTGTTGCTGGTGCAAAGTCTCAAACCCCAGGAGCCAAAACTCCTGCAAAAGCTGCAGCTCAACCAG ATGCTCAGAGTGGACAGAGCAGCCCTGGTACTCCCAAATCCCCCTCTAGCCAAGCGCTTTCTGCGAAGGCGGCAGCGGAGGCCAACAAAGTGAAGAAGATCGCGGTGGTGCGTTCTACGCCCAAATCCCCGGGCTCGATGAAGAGCCGCCCGCCGGCTCCTCTGGCCGCGGCAGCGCCGATGCCGGACCTGAAGAACATCAGGTCCAAGATCGGCTCCACAGAGAACATCAAGCACCAGCCCGGGGGTGGAAAG GTCCAAATCCTCGACAAGAAGCTGGACTTAACTAACGTCCAAGCTCGCTGTGGCTCTAAAGACAACATAAAGCACACGCCTGGTGGAGGCAAG GTACAAATTCTTGATAAGAAGCTGGACTTAAGCAATGTGCAGTCCCGGTGTGGCTCCAAagataatataaaacatgtacCCGGTGGTGGCAAT ATTCAAATCGTGCACAAAAAGATCGACCTGAGCACCGTCACATCGAAGTGTGGATCGAAAGACAACATTCGTTACAAACCAG GTGGTGGAAATGTGGAGATCAAAAATGAGAAGCTGGAGTTCAAAGTCCAGTCTAAGGTCGGTTCTCTGGACAACATCGGCCACGTTCCCGGAGGAGGACTGAGGAAG ATTGAGAGCCACAAACTGACCTTCCGTGAGACAGCCAAGGCCCGTACTGACCACGGTGCCGAGATCGTCTCTTTGGAAGACTCCCCCCACCAGCTCAGCACCGTGTCCTCCTCCGGCAGCATCAACATGGCCGACTCTCCGCAGCTCTCCACGCTGGCCGACCAGGTGTCCGCCTCTCTGGCCAAGCAAGGCTTGTGA
- the LOC130162224 gene encoding microtubule-associated protein tau-like isoform X21 has product MGMGMSCSCVSARKVRKDKAMKMSTSVGEISAAVQVVPDLRLAMEYANNASNSYSSGDPMSASLANMTISDQHHQENGVQMGHRSPGDTKMKDSEAVLSENGLKSMSELSQADSGEDEVTPAAETFAETGGVEAVSELSEMERTSCGDEGQLAAGGAASTAQAKMDNGSSDKGVAGAKSQTPGAKTPAKAAAQPDAQSGQSSPGTPKSPSSQALSAKAAAEANKVKKIAVVRSTPKSPGSMKSRPPAPLAAAAPMPDLKNIRSKIGSTENIKHQPGGGKVQILDKKLDLTNVQARCGSKDNIKHTPGGGKVQILDKKLDLSNVQSRCGSKDNIKHVPGGGNIQIVHKKIDLSTVTSKCGSKDNIRYKPGGGNVEIKNEKLEFKVQSKVGSLDNIGHVPGGGLRKIESHKLTFRETAKARTDHGAEIVSLEDSPHQLSTVSSSGSINMADSPQLSTLADQVSASLAKQGL; this is encoded by the exons CCTGACCTGCGACTGGCAATGGAGTACGCGAACAACGCCTCAAACAGCTACAGTTCTGGAGACCCCATGAGCGCCTCCTTAGCCAACATGACCATCAGTGACCAGCACCACCAGGAGAACGGGGTCCAGATGGGACACAGAAGCCCTGGAGACACCAAAATGAAAG ACAGTGAAGCAGTGCTCAGTGAGAACGGCCTCAAATCTATGTCTGAACTCTCTCAGGCAGATAGCGGTGAGGACGAGGTGACACCCG cagcagagacatttGCAGAGACGGGTGGTGTCGAAGCTGTGTCTGAGCTCTCAGAAATGGAGCGCACCTCGTGTGGAGATGAGGGGCAGCTTG cagcaggaggagcagcttCAACAG CTCAAGCAAAGATGGATAATGGCTCCTCGGACAAG GGTGTTGCTGGTGCAAAGTCTCAAACCCCAGGAGCCAAAACTCCTGCAAAAGCTGCAGCTCAACCAG ATGCTCAGAGTGGACAGAGCAGCCCTGGTACTCCCAAATCCCCCTCTAGCCAAGCGCTTTCTGCGAAGGCGGCAGCGGAGGCCAACAAAGTGAAGAAGATCGCGGTGGTGCGTTCTACGCCCAAATCCCCGGGCTCGATGAAGAGCCGCCCGCCGGCTCCTCTGGCCGCGGCAGCGCCGATGCCGGACCTGAAGAACATCAGGTCCAAGATCGGCTCCACAGAGAACATCAAGCACCAGCCCGGGGGTGGAAAG GTCCAAATCCTCGACAAGAAGCTGGACTTAACTAACGTCCAAGCTCGCTGTGGCTCTAAAGACAACATAAAGCACACGCCTGGTGGAGGCAAG GTACAAATTCTTGATAAGAAGCTGGACTTAAGCAATGTGCAGTCCCGGTGTGGCTCCAAagataatataaaacatgtacCCGGTGGTGGCAAT ATTCAAATCGTGCACAAAAAGATCGACCTGAGCACCGTCACATCGAAGTGTGGATCGAAAGACAACATTCGTTACAAACCAG GTGGTGGAAATGTGGAGATCAAAAATGAGAAGCTGGAGTTCAAAGTCCAGTCTAAGGTCGGTTCTCTGGACAACATCGGCCACGTTCCCGGAGGAGGACTGAGGAAG ATTGAGAGCCACAAACTGACCTTCCGTGAGACAGCCAAGGCCCGTACTGACCACGGTGCCGAGATCGTCTCTTTGGAAGACTCCCCCCACCAGCTCAGCACCGTGTCCTCCTCCGGCAGCATCAACATGGCCGACTCTCCGCAGCTCTCCACGCTGGCCGACCAGGTGTCCGCCTCTCTGGCCAAGCAAGGCTTGTGA
- the LOC130162224 gene encoding microtubule-associated protein tau-like isoform X20, translated as MGMGMSCSCVSARKVRKDKAMKMSTSVGEISAAVQVVPDLRLAMEYANNASNSYSSGDPMSASLANMTISDQHHQENGVQMGHRSPGDTKMKAAAGGAASTAQAKMDNGSSDKTQTATKPTSSLKRPSIVTKGNKTLASSRNGHSSIPVKTSSTGPRQPGGVAGAKSQTPGAKTPAKAAAQPARAKKPPTPKIDKDAQSGQSSPGTPKSPSSQALSAKAAAEANKVKKIAVVRSTPKSPGSMKSRPPAPLAAAAPMPDLKNIRSKIGSTENIKHQPGGGKVQILDKKLDLTNVQARCGSKDNIKHTPGGGKVQILDKKLDLSNVQSRCGSKDNIKHVPGGGNIQIVHKKIDLSTVTSKCGSKDNIRYKPGGGNVEIKNEKLEFKVQSKVGSLDNIGHVPGGGLRKIESHKLTFRETAKARTDHGAEIVSLEDSPHQLSTVSSSGSINMADSPQLSTLADQVSASLAKQGL; from the exons CCTGACCTGCGACTGGCAATGGAGTACGCGAACAACGCCTCAAACAGCTACAGTTCTGGAGACCCCATGAGCGCCTCCTTAGCCAACATGACCATCAGTGACCAGCACCACCAGGAGAACGGGGTCCAGATGGGACACAGAAGCCCTGGAGACACCAAAATGAAAG cagcagcaggaggagcagcttCAACAG CTCAAGCAAAGATGGATAATGGCTCCTCGGACAAG ACTCAAACTGCCACCAAACCAACCTCTTCCCTTAAAAGACCATCCATAGTCACCAAAGGCAACAAAACACTTGCTTCCTCCCGAAACGGACACAGCTCCATTCCCGTTAAAACCAGCAGCACAGGGCCCAGGCAGCCCGGA GGTGTTGCTGGTGCAAAGTCTCAAACCCCAGGAGCCAAAACTCCTGCAAAAGCTGCAGCTCAACCAG CTAGAGCCAAGAAACCTCCCACTCCAAAAAttgataaag ATGCTCAGAGTGGACAGAGCAGCCCTGGTACTCCCAAATCCCCCTCTAGCCAAGCGCTTTCTGCGAAGGCGGCAGCGGAGGCCAACAAAGTGAAGAAGATCGCGGTGGTGCGTTCTACGCCCAAATCCCCGGGCTCGATGAAGAGCCGCCCGCCGGCTCCTCTGGCCGCGGCAGCGCCGATGCCGGACCTGAAGAACATCAGGTCCAAGATCGGCTCCACAGAGAACATCAAGCACCAGCCCGGGGGTGGAAAG GTCCAAATCCTCGACAAGAAGCTGGACTTAACTAACGTCCAAGCTCGCTGTGGCTCTAAAGACAACATAAAGCACACGCCTGGTGGAGGCAAG GTACAAATTCTTGATAAGAAGCTGGACTTAAGCAATGTGCAGTCCCGGTGTGGCTCCAAagataatataaaacatgtacCCGGTGGTGGCAAT ATTCAAATCGTGCACAAAAAGATCGACCTGAGCACCGTCACATCGAAGTGTGGATCGAAAGACAACATTCGTTACAAACCAG GTGGTGGAAATGTGGAGATCAAAAATGAGAAGCTGGAGTTCAAAGTCCAGTCTAAGGTCGGTTCTCTGGACAACATCGGCCACGTTCCCGGAGGAGGACTGAGGAAG ATTGAGAGCCACAAACTGACCTTCCGTGAGACAGCCAAGGCCCGTACTGACCACGGTGCCGAGATCGTCTCTTTGGAAGACTCCCCCCACCAGCTCAGCACCGTGTCCTCCTCCGGCAGCATCAACATGGCCGACTCTCCGCAGCTCTCCACGCTGGCCGACCAGGTGTCCGCCTCTCTGGCCAAGCAAGGCTTGTGA
- the LOC130162224 gene encoding microtubule-associated protein tau-like isoform X1, whose amino-acid sequence MGMGMSCSCVSARKVRKDKAMKMSTSVGEISAAVQVVPDLRLAMEYANNASNSYSSGDPMSASLANMTISDQHHQENGVQMGHRSPGDTKMKDSEAVLSENGLKSMSELSQADSGEDEVTPAAETFAETGGVEAVSELSEMERTSCGDEGQLAAAGGAASTAQAKMDNGSSDKTQTATKPTSSLKRPSIVTKGNKTLASSRNGHSSIPVKTSSTGPRQPGGVAGAKSQTPGAKTPAKAAAQPARAKKPPTPKIDKDAQSGQSSPGTPKSPSSQALSAKAAAEANKVKKIAVVRSTPKSPGSMKSRPPAPLAAAAPMPDLKNIRSKIGSTENIKHQPGGGKVQILDKKLDLTNVQARCGSKDNIKHTPGGGKVQILDKKLDLSNVQSRCGSKDNIKHVPGGGNIQIVHKKIDLSTVTSKCGSKDNIRYKPGGGNVEIKNEKLEFKVQSKVGSLDNIGHVPGGGLRKIESHKLTFRETAKARTDHGAEIVSLEDSPHQLSTVSSSGSINMADSPQLSTLADQVSASLAKQGL is encoded by the exons CCTGACCTGCGACTGGCAATGGAGTACGCGAACAACGCCTCAAACAGCTACAGTTCTGGAGACCCCATGAGCGCCTCCTTAGCCAACATGACCATCAGTGACCAGCACCACCAGGAGAACGGGGTCCAGATGGGACACAGAAGCCCTGGAGACACCAAAATGAAAG ACAGTGAAGCAGTGCTCAGTGAGAACGGCCTCAAATCTATGTCTGAACTCTCTCAGGCAGATAGCGGTGAGGACGAGGTGACACCCG cagcagagacatttGCAGAGACGGGTGGTGTCGAAGCTGTGTCTGAGCTCTCAGAAATGGAGCGCACCTCGTGTGGAGATGAGGGGCAGCTTG cagcagcaggaggagcagcttCAACAG CTCAAGCAAAGATGGATAATGGCTCCTCGGACAAG ACTCAAACTGCCACCAAACCAACCTCTTCCCTTAAAAGACCATCCATAGTCACCAAAGGCAACAAAACACTTGCTTCCTCCCGAAACGGACACAGCTCCATTCCCGTTAAAACCAGCAGCACAGGGCCCAGGCAGCCCGGA GGTGTTGCTGGTGCAAAGTCTCAAACCCCAGGAGCCAAAACTCCTGCAAAAGCTGCAGCTCAACCAG CTAGAGCCAAGAAACCTCCCACTCCAAAAAttgataaag ATGCTCAGAGTGGACAGAGCAGCCCTGGTACTCCCAAATCCCCCTCTAGCCAAGCGCTTTCTGCGAAGGCGGCAGCGGAGGCCAACAAAGTGAAGAAGATCGCGGTGGTGCGTTCTACGCCCAAATCCCCGGGCTCGATGAAGAGCCGCCCGCCGGCTCCTCTGGCCGCGGCAGCGCCGATGCCGGACCTGAAGAACATCAGGTCCAAGATCGGCTCCACAGAGAACATCAAGCACCAGCCCGGGGGTGGAAAG GTCCAAATCCTCGACAAGAAGCTGGACTTAACTAACGTCCAAGCTCGCTGTGGCTCTAAAGACAACATAAAGCACACGCCTGGTGGAGGCAAG GTACAAATTCTTGATAAGAAGCTGGACTTAAGCAATGTGCAGTCCCGGTGTGGCTCCAAagataatataaaacatgtacCCGGTGGTGGCAAT ATTCAAATCGTGCACAAAAAGATCGACCTGAGCACCGTCACATCGAAGTGTGGATCGAAAGACAACATTCGTTACAAACCAG GTGGTGGAAATGTGGAGATCAAAAATGAGAAGCTGGAGTTCAAAGTCCAGTCTAAGGTCGGTTCTCTGGACAACATCGGCCACGTTCCCGGAGGAGGACTGAGGAAG ATTGAGAGCCACAAACTGACCTTCCGTGAGACAGCCAAGGCCCGTACTGACCACGGTGCCGAGATCGTCTCTTTGGAAGACTCCCCCCACCAGCTCAGCACCGTGTCCTCCTCCGGCAGCATCAACATGGCCGACTCTCCGCAGCTCTCCACGCTGGCCGACCAGGTGTCCGCCTCTCTGGCCAAGCAAGGCTTGTGA
- the LOC130162224 gene encoding microtubule-associated protein tau-like isoform X13, with translation MGMGMSCSCVSARKVRKDKAMKMSTSVGEISAAVQVVPDLRLAMEYANNASNSYSSGDPMSASLANMTISDQHHQENGVQMGHRSPGDTKMKDSEAVLSENGLKSMSELSQADSGEDEVTPAAETFAETGGVEAVSELSEMERTSCGDEGQLAAAGGAASTAQAKMDNGSSDKTQTATKPTSSLKRPSIVTKGNKTLASSRNGHSSIPVKTSSTGPRQPGGVAGAKSQTPGAKTPAKAAAQPARAKKPPTPKIDKDAQSGQSSPGTPKSPSSQALSAKAAAEANKVKKIAVVRSTPKSPGSMKSRPPAPLAAAAPMPDLKNIRSKIGSTENIKHQPGGGKVQILDKKLDLTNVQARCGSKDNIKHTPGGGKIQIVHKKIDLSTVTSKCGSKDNIRYKPGGGNVEIKNEKLEFKVQSKVGSLDNIGHVPGGGLRKIESHKLTFRETAKARTDHGAEIVSLEDSPHQLSTVSSSGSINMADSPQLSTLADQVSASLAKQGL, from the exons CCTGACCTGCGACTGGCAATGGAGTACGCGAACAACGCCTCAAACAGCTACAGTTCTGGAGACCCCATGAGCGCCTCCTTAGCCAACATGACCATCAGTGACCAGCACCACCAGGAGAACGGGGTCCAGATGGGACACAGAAGCCCTGGAGACACCAAAATGAAAG ACAGTGAAGCAGTGCTCAGTGAGAACGGCCTCAAATCTATGTCTGAACTCTCTCAGGCAGATAGCGGTGAGGACGAGGTGACACCCG cagcagagacatttGCAGAGACGGGTGGTGTCGAAGCTGTGTCTGAGCTCTCAGAAATGGAGCGCACCTCGTGTGGAGATGAGGGGCAGCTTG cagcagcaggaggagcagcttCAACAG CTCAAGCAAAGATGGATAATGGCTCCTCGGACAAG ACTCAAACTGCCACCAAACCAACCTCTTCCCTTAAAAGACCATCCATAGTCACCAAAGGCAACAAAACACTTGCTTCCTCCCGAAACGGACACAGCTCCATTCCCGTTAAAACCAGCAGCACAGGGCCCAGGCAGCCCGGA GGTGTTGCTGGTGCAAAGTCTCAAACCCCAGGAGCCAAAACTCCTGCAAAAGCTGCAGCTCAACCAG CTAGAGCCAAGAAACCTCCCACTCCAAAAAttgataaag ATGCTCAGAGTGGACAGAGCAGCCCTGGTACTCCCAAATCCCCCTCTAGCCAAGCGCTTTCTGCGAAGGCGGCAGCGGAGGCCAACAAAGTGAAGAAGATCGCGGTGGTGCGTTCTACGCCCAAATCCCCGGGCTCGATGAAGAGCCGCCCGCCGGCTCCTCTGGCCGCGGCAGCGCCGATGCCGGACCTGAAGAACATCAGGTCCAAGATCGGCTCCACAGAGAACATCAAGCACCAGCCCGGGGGTGGAAAG GTCCAAATCCTCGACAAGAAGCTGGACTTAACTAACGTCCAAGCTCGCTGTGGCTCTAAAGACAACATAAAGCACACGCCTGGTGGAGGCAAG ATTCAAATCGTGCACAAAAAGATCGACCTGAGCACCGTCACATCGAAGTGTGGATCGAAAGACAACATTCGTTACAAACCAG GTGGTGGAAATGTGGAGATCAAAAATGAGAAGCTGGAGTTCAAAGTCCAGTCTAAGGTCGGTTCTCTGGACAACATCGGCCACGTTCCCGGAGGAGGACTGAGGAAG ATTGAGAGCCACAAACTGACCTTCCGTGAGACAGCCAAGGCCCGTACTGACCACGGTGCCGAGATCGTCTCTTTGGAAGACTCCCCCCACCAGCTCAGCACCGTGTCCTCCTCCGGCAGCATCAACATGGCCGACTCTCCGCAGCTCTCCACGCTGGCCGACCAGGTGTCCGCCTCTCTGGCCAAGCAAGGCTTGTGA
- the LOC130162224 gene encoding microtubule-associated protein tau-like isoform X12: MGMGMSCSCVSARKVRKDKAMKMSTSVGEISAAVQVVPDLRLAMEYANNASNSYSSGDPMSASLANMTISDQHHQENGVQMGHRSPGDTKMKAETFAETGGVEAVSELSEMERTSCGDEGQLAAAGGAASTAQAKMDNGSSDKTQTATKPTSSLKRPSIVTKGNKTLASSRNGHSSIPVKTSSTGPRQPGGVAGAKSQTPGAKTPAKAAAQPARAKKPPTPKIDKDAQSGQSSPGTPKSPSSQALSAKAAAEANKVKKIAVVRSTPKSPGSMKSRPPAPLAAAAPMPDLKNIRSKIGSTENIKHQPGGGKVQILDKKLDLTNVQARCGSKDNIKHTPGGGKVQILDKKLDLSNVQSRCGSKDNIKHVPGGGNIQIVHKKIDLSTVTSKCGSKDNIRYKPGGGNVEIKNEKLEFKVQSKVGSLDNIGHVPGGGLRKIESHKLTFRETAKARTDHGAEIVSLEDSPHQLSTVSSSGSINMADSPQLSTLADQVSASLAKQGL, from the exons CCTGACCTGCGACTGGCAATGGAGTACGCGAACAACGCCTCAAACAGCTACAGTTCTGGAGACCCCATGAGCGCCTCCTTAGCCAACATGACCATCAGTGACCAGCACCACCAGGAGAACGGGGTCCAGATGGGACACAGAAGCCCTGGAGACACCAAAATGAAAG cagagacatttGCAGAGACGGGTGGTGTCGAAGCTGTGTCTGAGCTCTCAGAAATGGAGCGCACCTCGTGTGGAGATGAGGGGCAGCTTG cagcagcaggaggagcagcttCAACAG CTCAAGCAAAGATGGATAATGGCTCCTCGGACAAG ACTCAAACTGCCACCAAACCAACCTCTTCCCTTAAAAGACCATCCATAGTCACCAAAGGCAACAAAACACTTGCTTCCTCCCGAAACGGACACAGCTCCATTCCCGTTAAAACCAGCAGCACAGGGCCCAGGCAGCCCGGA GGTGTTGCTGGTGCAAAGTCTCAAACCCCAGGAGCCAAAACTCCTGCAAAAGCTGCAGCTCAACCAG CTAGAGCCAAGAAACCTCCCACTCCAAAAAttgataaag ATGCTCAGAGTGGACAGAGCAGCCCTGGTACTCCCAAATCCCCCTCTAGCCAAGCGCTTTCTGCGAAGGCGGCAGCGGAGGCCAACAAAGTGAAGAAGATCGCGGTGGTGCGTTCTACGCCCAAATCCCCGGGCTCGATGAAGAGCCGCCCGCCGGCTCCTCTGGCCGCGGCAGCGCCGATGCCGGACCTGAAGAACATCAGGTCCAAGATCGGCTCCACAGAGAACATCAAGCACCAGCCCGGGGGTGGAAAG GTCCAAATCCTCGACAAGAAGCTGGACTTAACTAACGTCCAAGCTCGCTGTGGCTCTAAAGACAACATAAAGCACACGCCTGGTGGAGGCAAG GTACAAATTCTTGATAAGAAGCTGGACTTAAGCAATGTGCAGTCCCGGTGTGGCTCCAAagataatataaaacatgtacCCGGTGGTGGCAAT ATTCAAATCGTGCACAAAAAGATCGACCTGAGCACCGTCACATCGAAGTGTGGATCGAAAGACAACATTCGTTACAAACCAG GTGGTGGAAATGTGGAGATCAAAAATGAGAAGCTGGAGTTCAAAGTCCAGTCTAAGGTCGGTTCTCTGGACAACATCGGCCACGTTCCCGGAGGAGGACTGAGGAAG ATTGAGAGCCACAAACTGACCTTCCGTGAGACAGCCAAGGCCCGTACTGACCACGGTGCCGAGATCGTCTCTTTGGAAGACTCCCCCCACCAGCTCAGCACCGTGTCCTCCTCCGGCAGCATCAACATGGCCGACTCTCCGCAGCTCTCCACGCTGGCCGACCAGGTGTCCGCCTCTCTGGCCAAGCAAGGCTTGTGA
- the LOC130162224 gene encoding microtubule-associated protein tau-like isoform X26 codes for MGMGMSCSCVSARKVRKDKAMKMSTSVGEISAAVQVVPDLRLAMEYANNASNSYSSGDPMSASLANMTISDQHHQENGVQMGHRSPGDTKMKAAGGAASTAQAKMDNGSSDKTQTATKPTSSLKRPSIVTKGNKTLASSRNGHSSIPVKTSSTGPRQPGGVAGAKSQTPGAKTPAKAAAQPARAKKPPTPKIDKDAQSGQSSPGTPKSPSSQALSAKAAAEANKVKKIAVVRSTPKSPGSMKSRPPAPLAAAAPMPDLKNIRSKIGSTENIKHQPGGGKVQILDKKLDLTNVQARCGSKDNIKHTPGGGKIQIVHKKIDLSTVTSKCGSKDNIRYKPGGGNVEIKNEKLEFKVQSKVGSLDNIGHVPGGGLRKIESHKLTFRETAKARTDHGAEIVSLEDSPHQLSTVSSSGSINMADSPQLSTLADQVSASLAKQGL; via the exons CCTGACCTGCGACTGGCAATGGAGTACGCGAACAACGCCTCAAACAGCTACAGTTCTGGAGACCCCATGAGCGCCTCCTTAGCCAACATGACCATCAGTGACCAGCACCACCAGGAGAACGGGGTCCAGATGGGACACAGAAGCCCTGGAGACACCAAAATGAAAG cagcaggaggagcagcttCAACAG CTCAAGCAAAGATGGATAATGGCTCCTCGGACAAG ACTCAAACTGCCACCAAACCAACCTCTTCCCTTAAAAGACCATCCATAGTCACCAAAGGCAACAAAACACTTGCTTCCTCCCGAAACGGACACAGCTCCATTCCCGTTAAAACCAGCAGCACAGGGCCCAGGCAGCCCGGA GGTGTTGCTGGTGCAAAGTCTCAAACCCCAGGAGCCAAAACTCCTGCAAAAGCTGCAGCTCAACCAG CTAGAGCCAAGAAACCTCCCACTCCAAAAAttgataaag ATGCTCAGAGTGGACAGAGCAGCCCTGGTACTCCCAAATCCCCCTCTAGCCAAGCGCTTTCTGCGAAGGCGGCAGCGGAGGCCAACAAAGTGAAGAAGATCGCGGTGGTGCGTTCTACGCCCAAATCCCCGGGCTCGATGAAGAGCCGCCCGCCGGCTCCTCTGGCCGCGGCAGCGCCGATGCCGGACCTGAAGAACATCAGGTCCAAGATCGGCTCCACAGAGAACATCAAGCACCAGCCCGGGGGTGGAAAG GTCCAAATCCTCGACAAGAAGCTGGACTTAACTAACGTCCAAGCTCGCTGTGGCTCTAAAGACAACATAAAGCACACGCCTGGTGGAGGCAAG ATTCAAATCGTGCACAAAAAGATCGACCTGAGCACCGTCACATCGAAGTGTGGATCGAAAGACAACATTCGTTACAAACCAG GTGGTGGAAATGTGGAGATCAAAAATGAGAAGCTGGAGTTCAAAGTCCAGTCTAAGGTCGGTTCTCTGGACAACATCGGCCACGTTCCCGGAGGAGGACTGAGGAAG ATTGAGAGCCACAAACTGACCTTCCGTGAGACAGCCAAGGCCCGTACTGACCACGGTGCCGAGATCGTCTCTTTGGAAGACTCCCCCCACCAGCTCAGCACCGTGTCCTCCTCCGGCAGCATCAACATGGCCGACTCTCCGCAGCTCTCCACGCTGGCCGACCAGGTGTCCGCCTCTCTGGCCAAGCAAGGCTTGTGA